In Erythrobacter litoralis HTCC2594, a single genomic region encodes these proteins:
- a CDS encoding YceD family protein, giving the protein MSAHELSRLVKLRAIKHEPVVVEADEAERAALAARFGITTIDSLRAEVALDPDGQRVAATGMLAASITQPCAISGEDFPVAIDEELDFVFVPASESEVAVEGEEIELEREDLDEIEYRGDSFDLGEAIAQSLALAIDPYAEGPNADAARERAGIVTEDTPSGPLAEALAALKKN; this is encoded by the coding sequence GTGAGCGCGCACGAACTCAGCCGCTTAGTCAAATTGCGGGCGATCAAGCACGAACCGGTCGTCGTCGAAGCCGACGAAGCCGAACGCGCTGCGCTGGCTGCGCGCTTCGGCATCACGACCATTGATAGTCTTCGAGCCGAGGTGGCGCTCGACCCCGACGGGCAACGCGTAGCGGCGACCGGCATGCTTGCAGCCAGTATCACTCAGCCTTGCGCGATTTCGGGCGAAGACTTTCCCGTCGCCATCGATGAAGAACTCGACTTCGTGTTCGTCCCGGCAAGCGAAAGCGAGGTCGCAGTGGAAGGCGAAGAGATCGAACTCGAGCGCGAAGACCTCGACGAGATCGAGTACAGAGGCGACAGCTTCGATCTCGGCGAGGCTATCGCGCAGAGCCTGGCACTGGCAATCGATCCCTATGCGGAAGGTCCGAATGCCGACGCGGCACGCGAAAGAGCCGGAATTGTCACTGAGGACACGCCCAGCGGACCCTTGGCCGAGGCCTTGGCCGCGTTGAAGAAGAACTAG
- a CDS encoding M48 family metallopeptidase codes for MIEWLRRDPADLSITLGGTNLPLDIRRHPTAKRMVLRLADDGASVRVTLPRWGRTDEAIAFAESRAEWLAAQLAKRPAATAIEPGAVLPFHGRDLRIEWDSGRPRKPVVDGDRIHVCGPKETLQSRLKRWLQSQAREAFATDLQYYSQVAQLPTPDYSISSARRRWGSCSSSGTVRINWRLIMAPDNVRRSVVAHETAHRVHFDHSPAFYSLLSELYEGDLALADGWLKQHGRTLYAFFG; via the coding sequence ATGATCGAATGGCTGCGCCGCGATCCCGCCGATCTCTCCATTACGCTCGGCGGCACGAACCTTCCGCTAGACATTCGCCGCCACCCGACCGCCAAGCGCATGGTACTTAGGCTGGCCGACGACGGTGCCAGCGTGCGCGTCACTCTGCCGCGATGGGGGCGGACAGACGAAGCCATTGCCTTTGCCGAGAGCCGCGCCGAGTGGCTCGCCGCGCAACTGGCCAAGCGGCCAGCAGCGACTGCGATAGAGCCGGGCGCAGTCCTGCCATTTCATGGGCGCGATTTGAGGATCGAATGGGACAGTGGTCGGCCAAGAAAACCTGTCGTCGACGGTGACAGAATTCATGTCTGCGGTCCGAAGGAAACCCTCCAATCGCGGCTCAAGCGTTGGCTTCAATCGCAGGCGCGTGAAGCGTTCGCAACCGATCTCCAATACTATTCGCAGGTGGCGCAATTGCCCACGCCCGATTACTCGATCAGCAGCGCCAGGCGGCGATGGGGCAGCTGTTCCTCCAGCGGAACAGTACGCATCAACTGGCGGCTGATCATGGCGCCCGACAATGTGCGGCGCTCGGTCGTCGCGCATGAGACCGCGCATCGCGTCCACTTCGACCACTCGCCCGCATTCTACAGCCTGCTGAGCGAGCTGTACGAAGGCGATCTTGCGCTAGCCGACGGGTGGCTCAAGCAGCACGGTCGCACTCTCTACGCCTTTTTCGGCTGA
- a CDS encoding ubiquinol-cytochrome C chaperone family protein has translation MSLLSKLFQRTPDPKEQLRPLWHQIVKVARSPDLYAECGVADTLEGRFDMLSTILAVVMLRVERDPETLSASARLTELFVDDMDGQLREAGIGDPTVGKKLGQLMSALGGRTGALREGLAQADDAALVAAIERNVTFSEGGSPACVAKKVRRFAAALDALTYDQLLHADLML, from the coding sequence ATGAGCCTGCTGAGCAAACTCTTCCAGCGCACCCCAGACCCCAAGGAGCAGCTCCGCCCGCTGTGGCACCAGATCGTCAAGGTTGCGCGCAGCCCCGATCTCTATGCCGAATGCGGCGTGGCCGACACGCTCGAAGGGCGCTTCGACATGCTCAGTACGATCCTCGCCGTTGTCATGCTGCGGGTCGAACGCGATCCCGAGACCTTGTCCGCCTCCGCCCGGCTGACCGAGCTCTTTGTCGACGATATGGACGGGCAGCTACGTGAAGCCGGGATCGGCGACCCGACGGTCGGCAAGAAGCTCGGTCAGCTGATGAGCGCGCTGGGCGGACGCACCGGCGCCTTGCGTGAAGGGCTGGCGCAGGCCGACGATGCAGCCTTGGTAGCCGCGATCGAGCGCAATGTGACCTTCTCGGAAGGCGGTTCGCCTGCCTGCGTCGCCAAGAAAGTGCGCCGCTTTGCCGCCGCACTCGATGCCCTCACATACGACCAATTGCTGCACGCGGATCTGATGCTGTGA
- the feoB gene encoding ferrous iron transporter B, which yields MSTIRTVALVGNPNAGKSALFNKLTGARQKIANYPGVTVERKAGRMVLASGEPVELLDLPGSYAFDAASPDEEVTRKVVFGEQEGQRQPDVLVVVLDAANLEQHLVFAQEVIELGRPTVVALNMVDLAERDGLTLDPDALGKALGVPVVPTVAVRSRGLDDLVAAVSDLPLGDPSPRPHIDLTERRLEAKNITKAAILSKSSRATLESSLDKVLLNPWIGPVILFGLLFVVFQAVFAWADPFIGLIEGATEWLAGLVVATMPEGFVRDLITEGLIAGVGSVVVFLPQIVILFAFILVMEATGYMARAAFLMDRLMAGVGLSGRSFIPLLSSFACAIPGIMATRSIADPKDRLTTILIAPLMTCSARLPVYAVIIAAVMPATTVGPGIGLQGLVLFALYVAGIVGALLVALVLRRTVTAGAASGFIMELPRYQLPRIRDLLIGLWQRAWVFLRRAGTIIFAATVILWLLLTFPKADPGENQLDASFAGQIASVMQPVFEPIGFNREMTLSIVPAMAAREVAVASLATTYAVEAEDEEETESALRDQIAARWSLPTALAFLAWFVFAPQCLSTIAVARRETNGWKWPIVMLGYLFALAYIFAGITYWSALALGL from the coding sequence ATGAGCACGATCCGCACCGTCGCGCTGGTGGGCAACCCCAATGCCGGCAAAAGCGCGCTGTTCAACAAGCTGACCGGCGCGCGGCAAAAGATCGCCAACTATCCCGGCGTCACGGTAGAGCGTAAGGCCGGGCGCATGGTGCTGGCGAGCGGCGAGCCGGTCGAATTGCTCGACCTGCCGGGCAGCTACGCTTTCGATGCCGCCAGCCCCGACGAGGAAGTGACCCGCAAAGTGGTCTTCGGAGAGCAGGAAGGGCAGCGCCAACCCGACGTTCTCGTCGTGGTACTCGATGCCGCCAATCTCGAGCAGCATCTGGTTTTTGCGCAGGAAGTGATCGAGCTGGGCCGCCCGACGGTGGTGGCGCTCAACATGGTCGATCTCGCCGAGCGCGACGGGCTTACCCTCGATCCCGATGCGCTCGGAAAAGCGCTGGGCGTGCCGGTCGTGCCGACCGTCGCTGTGCGCAGTCGTGGGCTCGACGATCTGGTCGCGGCGGTATCCGACCTCCCGCTCGGCGATCCATCCCCGCGCCCGCATATCGACCTTACCGAGCGTCGGCTCGAAGCGAAGAATATCACCAAGGCGGCGATCCTGTCGAAAAGTTCGCGCGCGACGCTGGAAAGCAGTCTTGATAAGGTGCTGCTGAATCCGTGGATCGGACCGGTCATCCTGTTCGGATTGCTGTTCGTGGTGTTCCAAGCGGTGTTCGCCTGGGCCGATCCGTTTATCGGTCTCATCGAAGGCGCGACCGAGTGGCTGGCCGGGCTGGTCGTGGCGACCATGCCGGAAGGCTTTGTCCGCGACCTCATTACAGAAGGCTTGATCGCGGGTGTCGGCTCGGTCGTCGTCTTCCTGCCGCAGATCGTCATCCTGTTCGCCTTCATCCTGGTCATGGAAGCGACCGGCTATATGGCGCGCGCCGCATTCCTGATGGACCGGCTGATGGCAGGCGTGGGCCTGTCGGGCCGCAGTTTTATCCCGCTCCTTTCCAGCTTCGCCTGCGCCATTCCCGGCATCATGGCGACCCGCAGCATCGCCGATCCGAAGGACCGGCTCACCACGATCCTGATCGCGCCGTTGATGACATGCTCCGCGCGGCTACCGGTCTATGCCGTCATCATTGCCGCAGTGATGCCCGCGACCACGGTCGGCCCGGGCATTGGGTTGCAGGGCCTCGTTCTCTTCGCTCTCTATGTCGCAGGCATAGTCGGTGCACTGCTGGTGGCGCTGGTTCTGCGGCGGACGGTAACCGCAGGCGCTGCCTCCGGTTTCATCATGGAACTGCCGCGTTACCAATTGCCGCGGATCAGGGACTTGCTGATCGGCCTGTGGCAGCGCGCATGGGTTTTCCTTCGCCGCGCGGGTACGATCATCTTTGCAGCGACGGTGATCCTGTGGTTGCTGCTGACTTTCCCCAAGGCCGATCCGGGCGAAAACCAGCTCGATGCAAGCTTTGCAGGGCAGATCGCGAGTGTAATGCAGCCGGTGTTCGAACCGATCGGCTTCAACCGCGAAATGACCCTTTCCATCGTCCCTGCCATGGCGGCACGCGAAGTCGCTGTCGCATCGCTGGCGACAACCTATGCGGTCGAGGCCGAGGACGAGGAAGAGACGGAAAGTGCGTTGCGCGACCAGATCGCTGCGCGCTGGAGCTTGCCGACTGCGCTCGCTTTTCTCGCCTGGTTTGTCTTCGCTCCGCAATGCCTTTCCACCATCGCCGTCGCCCGGCGCGAAACGAATGGGTGGAAATGGCCGATAGTCATGTTGGGCTATCTGTTCGCGCTGGCCTATATCTTCGCGGGAATCACTTACTGGAGCGCGCTGGCGCTCGGACTCTAG
- a CDS encoding FeoA family protein, translating into MTLEGLAPGCCATITSIDWDSIAADDGKRLRALGFDAGVEVSVKHRGVFGGRDPLAVTLGRMTIALRRVHAAAVSVSEG; encoded by the coding sequence ATGACCCTTGAAGGACTCGCGCCCGGCTGCTGTGCCACCATCACCTCAATCGATTGGGACAGCATCGCTGCAGATGACGGCAAGCGCTTGCGCGCGCTCGGCTTCGACGCCGGTGTCGAGGTGTCGGTCAAGCATCGCGGCGTCTTCGGTGGGCGCGATCCGCTCGCGGTGACGCTGGGGCGGATGACGATTGCGCTGCGCCGGGTCCATGCTGCCGCTGTCTCGGTCTCGGAAGGCTGA
- the ssb gene encoding single-stranded DNA-binding protein: protein MAGSLNKVMLIGNLGQDPEVRSFQNGGKVCNLRIATSETWKDRNSGERQERTEWHTVAIFSEGLVNVAERYLKKGSKVYIEGQLQTRKWQDQSGNDRYSTEVVLRGYNGTLTMLDGAGGGQGGGGGGGYGGGGQRSGGNNGGWDQGGGGQSGGQSGGGSGGGGGSNYDDLDDDIPF, encoded by the coding sequence ATGGCGGGCTCGCTCAACAAGGTCATGCTGATCGGCAATCTGGGGCAGGACCCGGAAGTGCGCAGCTTCCAGAATGGCGGCAAAGTCTGCAACCTGCGCATCGCCACCAGCGAGACGTGGAAGGATCGCAATAGCGGCGAGCGGCAGGAGCGCACCGAATGGCACACGGTCGCGATCTTTTCAGAAGGTCTCGTCAACGTCGCGGAGCGCTATCTCAAGAAAGGCTCCAAGGTTTACATCGAAGGCCAGTTGCAGACTCGCAAGTGGCAGGACCAGAGCGGCAATGACCGCTATTCGACCGAAGTCGTGCTGCGCGGCTATAACGGCACGCTGACCATGCTCGACGGTGCCGGTGGCGGCCAAGGCGGTGGTGGCGGCGGAGGCTACGGTGGCGGTGGCCAGCGCTCGGGCGGGAACAATGGCGGCTGGGATCAGGGCGGTGGTGGCCAAAGTGGCGGCCAGAGCGGCGGTGGCTCCGGCGGCGGAGGCGGCTCGAACTACGACGATCTCGACGACGATATCCCGTTCTGA
- a CDS encoding ACT domain-containing protein, whose amino-acid sequence MTRPVAETAATIAGMDPVLDEPLWCFVGGYEPELVIQWMSHALGTFREAEGLSLIVPHAVALEHELQADPYARITLRVHSALEGVGLTAAVASALAKAGIACNMVAALRHDHAFVPADRAEEALAILKQLQATATL is encoded by the coding sequence GTGACGCGGCCCGTCGCCGAAACCGCAGCGACGATCGCCGGGATGGATCCGGTGCTCGACGAGCCGCTGTGGTGTTTTGTCGGCGGGTACGAGCCGGAGCTGGTCATACAATGGATGAGCCATGCGCTCGGCACATTCCGCGAAGCCGAAGGGCTTTCGCTGATCGTCCCGCATGCGGTCGCGCTGGAGCACGAGCTTCAAGCCGATCCCTATGCGCGAATTACCTTGCGGGTGCATTCGGCGCTGGAAGGCGTCGGGCTGACCGCCGCTGTTGCCAGCGCACTCGCCAAGGCCGGGATCGCCTGCAATATGGTTGCCGCCCTGCGCCACGATCATGCTTTCGTGCCGGCAGACCGCGCCGAGGAAGCGCTGGCGATCCTCAAGCAGTTGCAGGCTACCGCCACGCTCTAA
- the hslV gene encoding ATP-dependent protease subunit HslV yields MDTSLNAHGLTQWHGTTIIGVKRGDKIVVAGDGQVSMGNTVMKPNAKKVRRIGEGKVVAGFAGATADAFTLFERLERKLDQYSGQLMRAAVELAKDWRTDKYLRNLEALMIVADKETLLVLTGNGDVLEPEGGIAAIGSGGNYALAAARALSDYEDDAEQIARKAMAVAAEICVFTNGSVTLETV; encoded by the coding sequence ATGGACACATCTTTAAACGCCCACGGCCTCACGCAATGGCACGGCACCACCATCATCGGCGTCAAGCGCGGCGACAAGATCGTCGTCGCGGGTGACGGCCAGGTCTCGATGGGCAACACCGTGATGAAGCCCAATGCCAAGAAGGTGCGTCGGATCGGTGAGGGCAAGGTCGTGGCTGGCTTCGCCGGTGCTACGGCCGATGCGTTCACGCTCTTCGAGCGGCTGGAACGCAAGCTGGACCAATATTCGGGTCAGTTGATGCGCGCTGCTGTCGAGCTCGCCAAGGATTGGCGCACCGACAAGTACCTGCGCAATCTAGAAGCGTTGATGATCGTCGCCGACAAGGAAACTTTGCTGGTTCTGACCGGAAACGGCGATGTGCTTGAGCCGGAAGGTGGTATCGCCGCGATCGGGTCGGGGGGGAACTATGCCCTCGCTGCTGCGCGCGCCCTTTCCGACTACGAAGACGATGCCGAACAGATCGCCCGCAAGGCCATGGCCGTCGCGGCAGAAATATGCGTTTTCACCAACGGCAGCGTCACGCTCGAAACCGTTTAA
- a CDS encoding YcgN family cysteine cluster protein: MGALRDRFWELPLADLSEPEWEALCDGCGRCCLHKIEDADSGEIEDTNVACKLLDTETARCTDYRNRKTFVPDCLRLTLKIVEDVAWLPESCAYRRRADGRGLPLWHYLLSGDPEAVHRKGAGVAGRVVSENRAGPLEHHIVDWQES; the protein is encoded by the coding sequence GTGGGTGCGCTGAGGGACCGCTTCTGGGAGTTGCCCCTGGCCGACCTGAGCGAGCCGGAGTGGGAGGCTCTGTGCGACGGGTGCGGGCGATGCTGCCTGCACAAGATCGAGGATGCCGATTCCGGCGAGATCGAAGACACCAATGTCGCTTGCAAGCTGCTCGACACCGAGACGGCGCGCTGCACCGACTATCGCAATCGCAAGACCTTCGTGCCCGACTGCTTGCGCCTGACGCTCAAGATCGTCGAGGACGTTGCCTGGTTGCCGGAAAGTTGCGCCTATCGACGGAGGGCCGACGGGCGGGGCTTGCCGCTATGGCATTACCTGCTGTCAGGCGATCCTGAGGCCGTCCATCGCAAAGGCGCAGGGGTTGCCGGTCGCGTCGTCAGCGAGAACCGGGCCGGACCGCTCGAGCACCATATCGTCGATTGGCAGGAATCATGA
- the hslU gene encoding ATP-dependent protease ATPase subunit HslU gives MTEALTPKAIVAALDEHIIGQKDAKRAVAVALRNRWRRLQLGAELRDEVTPKNILMIGPTGCGKTEISRRLAKLAEAPFIKVEATKFTEVGYVGRDVEQIARDLVEEAIRLEKDRRREAVREAASTAAMERLLDALVGDNASEATRESFRERVVQNAMNDVEVEVEVSDSPSMPMEIPGLGGNVGMIDLSDMMGKALGRNNKKRRKLKVPDAWDKLVEEEAEKRMDQDDVSRVALENAETNGIVFLDEIDKIAVSDVRGGSVSREGVQRDLLPLIEGTTVSTKHGPMKTDHVLFIASGAFHVSKPSDMLPELQGRLPIRVELRALEIEDFVRILSETRANLVEQYKALLGTEDVTVEITDDAIREVATIAAQVNESVENIGARRLQTVMERLLEELSFEAEEHKGETIVIDAAYVKDKLSELAEDSDLSKYIL, from the coding sequence ATGACCGAAGCACTCACCCCCAAGGCGATTGTCGCCGCGCTCGACGAGCACATTATTGGTCAGAAAGACGCCAAACGCGCCGTTGCCGTTGCGCTTCGCAATCGCTGGCGCCGCTTGCAGCTTGGCGCGGAACTCCGCGACGAAGTCACGCCCAAGAACATCCTCATGATTGGCCCGACCGGCTGCGGTAAAACCGAGATCAGCCGCCGTCTGGCCAAGCTTGCCGAAGCGCCTTTCATCAAGGTCGAAGCGACCAAGTTCACCGAAGTCGGCTATGTGGGTCGCGATGTCGAGCAGATCGCGCGCGACCTGGTCGAAGAAGCAATCCGGCTTGAGAAAGATCGCCGGCGCGAAGCGGTTCGTGAAGCCGCCAGCACGGCCGCCATGGAGCGGCTGCTGGATGCGCTGGTCGGCGATAATGCCAGTGAAGCAACCCGCGAGAGCTTTCGCGAACGGGTCGTCCAGAACGCGATGAACGATGTCGAGGTAGAAGTCGAAGTCTCCGATAGCCCGAGCATGCCGATGGAAATTCCCGGCCTCGGCGGCAATGTCGGCATGATCGACCTCAGCGACATGATGGGCAAGGCGCTGGGCCGCAACAACAAGAAGCGGCGCAAGCTCAAGGTGCCGGACGCTTGGGACAAGCTGGTCGAGGAAGAGGCCGAAAAGCGCATGGACCAGGACGACGTGTCGCGCGTCGCGCTGGAAAATGCCGAAACCAACGGCATCGTCTTCCTCGATGAGATCGACAAGATCGCCGTGAGCGACGTGCGCGGCGGCTCGGTCAGCCGCGAAGGCGTACAGCGCGATTTATTGCCCCTTATCGAGGGTACAACTGTGTCAACCAAGCACGGACCGATGAAGACCGACCACGTCCTGTTCATTGCCAGTGGCGCTTTCCATGTTTCCAAGCCGAGCGACATGTTGCCCGAACTGCAGGGCCGCCTGCCGATCCGCGTCGAATTGCGCGCGCTTGAGATCGAGGACTTTGTCCGCATCCTCAGCGAGACCCGCGCCAACCTCGTCGAACAATACAAGGCCCTGCTGGGCACCGAGGACGTGACGGTCGAAATCACCGACGACGCGATCCGCGAAGTCGCGACGATCGCCGCGCAGGTCAACGAGAGCGTCGAGAATATCGGTGCCCGCCGCTTGCAGACAGTGATGGAGCGGCTGCTCGAGGAATTGAGTTTCGAAGCCGAAGAGCACAAGGGCGAGACCATCGTGATCGATGCGGCCTATGTGAAGGACAAGCTTTCCGAACTCGCCGAGGATAGCGACCTCAGCAAATATATCCTGTGA
- a CDS encoding COQ9 family protein codes for MIDNVQDMTLAELRLALAPAIADSAIFDGWGDDALEMAAEMEGVDVDVARLAFKGGQMAMIRAWIENVDARMTSEWPQEKLAELKIRERIRSLVRFRLDAVAGQEEAVRSALAIMSMPQNAGEGIKIGWRTADIMWRLAGDTATDYNHYTKRTILAGIYGATLTFFINDDSEDKVETKAFLDRRIDGVMKFEKLKAKFLNSDRETFSVTRFLGRLRYPAR; via the coding sequence ATGATCGATAACGTCCAAGACATGACCCTCGCCGAGCTGAGGCTCGCGCTGGCGCCTGCCATCGCCGATTCCGCCATTTTCGATGGGTGGGGCGACGATGCTCTGGAGATGGCGGCCGAGATGGAAGGCGTCGATGTCGATGTCGCGCGGCTGGCGTTCAAGGGCGGGCAGATGGCGATGATCCGTGCCTGGATCGAAAATGTCGATGCGCGCATGACAAGCGAATGGCCGCAGGAAAAGCTCGCCGAGCTGAAAATCCGCGAACGCATTCGCTCGCTGGTGCGGTTCCGGCTGGATGCCGTTGCAGGACAGGAAGAGGCCGTGCGCAGCGCACTCGCCATCATGTCGATGCCGCAGAACGCCGGCGAAGGCATAAAGATCGGCTGGCGGACGGCGGATATCATGTGGCGGCTCGCAGGCGATACCGCGACCGATTACAACCACTACACCAAGCGCACGATCCTCGCCGGGATATACGGCGCGACGCTGACCTTCTTCATCAATGATGACAGCGAGGACAAGGTCGAGACCAAGGCGTTCCTCGATCGGCGGATTGACGGAGTGATGAAGTTCGAAAAGCTGAAGGCGAAATTCCTCAATTCGGACCGTGAAACCTTCAGCGTCACGCGTTTCCTGGGCCGATTGCGCTATCCGGCGCGCTGA
- a CDS encoding SCO family protein has protein sequence MLRLPSCAAIALALTLAACNGEQAPPPEAPLAGSTIGGDFELTSESGDTVNWSDFDGQYRIVYFGYAYCPDICPTDVQRAMAGLRQFEQDNPALGAQIQPLFVSIDPERDTQEVVAEFTDAFHPRLIGLTGTPEQIEQAASAFKVFYARGEDQPGGGYLMDHSNITYLFGPDGEPIATLPTDQGADAVATELALWVR, from the coding sequence ATGCTACGCCTTCCATCCTGTGCCGCAATCGCCCTGGCCCTGACACTGGCCGCTTGCAATGGCGAGCAAGCACCGCCGCCGGAAGCTCCGCTCGCCGGATCGACCATCGGCGGCGATTTCGAACTAACGAGCGAAAGCGGGGACACTGTCAACTGGTCCGATTTCGACGGGCAATACAGGATCGTCTACTTCGGCTACGCCTATTGCCCCGACATCTGCCCTACCGATGTCCAGCGGGCGATGGCCGGTTTGCGCCAGTTCGAGCAGGACAATCCTGCGCTTGGCGCGCAAATCCAGCCGCTATTCGTCAGCATCGATCCCGAGCGCGACACGCAGGAAGTCGTCGCCGAATTCACCGACGCCTTTCACCCGCGCCTGATCGGCTTGACCGGCACGCCGGAACAGATCGAGCAGGCCGCCAGCGCCTTCAAGGTCTTCTATGCCCGCGGCGAGGACCAGCCGGGTGGCGGGTACCTGATGGACCATTCCAACATCACCTACCTCTTCGGCCCCGATGGCGAGCCCATTGCGACGCTGCCGACCGACCAGGGTGCCGATGCAGTCGCCACCGAGCTCGCCCTGTGGGTGCGCTGA
- a CDS encoding ankyrin repeat domain-containing protein, which translates to MSAPVFRRSISAFGLSLAVLAAPLAAQSGMFSDSYNFLEAVRDRDGNQVTQIIETPGSTLINTRDLATGDTALHIVAERRDTVWIRFLTQKGANPNIANKAGVTPLMISASLGNTEGVEALIKAGARHDEGNNLGETPLITATHQRNIEMVKLLLSKGADPDRNDNSGRSARDYAEAIGSKRLTMEFEAADAARDGKEQTDYGPRF; encoded by the coding sequence GTGTCAGCACCTGTTTTTCGTCGATCAATATCGGCCTTCGGCCTTTCGCTTGCCGTTCTGGCCGCGCCACTGGCCGCGCAATCGGGCATGTTTTCCGATAGCTACAACTTTCTCGAGGCCGTGCGCGATCGTGACGGCAATCAGGTGACGCAGATAATCGAGACGCCCGGCAGCACGCTGATAAACACCCGCGATCTGGCCACCGGCGATACCGCACTGCACATTGTGGCTGAACGGCGCGACACGGTGTGGATCAGGTTCCTGACGCAGAAGGGCGCCAATCCCAACATCGCCAACAAGGCTGGCGTGACCCCGCTGATGATTTCCGCCAGCCTGGGCAATACCGAAGGCGTCGAGGCCCTGATCAAGGCCGGCGCGCGTCACGACGAAGGCAACAATCTGGGCGAGACGCCGCTGATCACTGCGACCCACCAGCGCAATATCGAAATGGTCAAGCTCCTGCTCTCCAAGGGCGCGGATCCCGATCGCAACGACAATTCCGGCCGTTCGGCGCGCGATTATGCCGAGGCGATCGGCAGCAAGCGGCTCACCATGGAATTCGAAGCCGCCGACGCGGCGCGAGACGGCAAGGAACAGACCGACTACGGCCCGCGTTTCTGA
- a CDS encoding outer membrane protein assembly factor BamE, whose product MGLALSSCGTIRESRGYVVDQLLLDRVQPGIDNRQSVAATLGRPTFESQFGEPTWYYVSSVTGRRPFVRPRIRTHQVLAVRFDQAGNVIATDISGIEQVAYITPDGDKTPTLGRERGFLEDLFGNIGTVGAPGAGAPGGPGR is encoded by the coding sequence ATGGGCCTCGCGCTCAGCAGCTGCGGCACGATCCGCGAGAGCCGCGGATACGTGGTCGACCAGCTATTGCTCGACCGGGTTCAGCCGGGCATCGATAACCGGCAGTCGGTCGCTGCGACACTCGGTCGCCCGACCTTCGAAAGCCAGTTCGGCGAGCCGACGTGGTACTACGTGTCCAGCGTGACCGGTCGCCGCCCCTTCGTCCGCCCACGCATTCGCACGCACCAGGTGCTAGCGGTTCGTTTCGACCAGGCCGGCAATGTGATCGCCACCGATATTTCCGGAATCGAACAGGTTGCCTACATCACACCCGATGGCGACAAGACCCCCACGCTAGGCCGTGAGCGCGGGTTCCTCGAGGACCTGTTCGGCAATATCGGCACCGTCGGTGCACCGGGTGCCGGGGCCCCGGGTGGACCGGGGCGTTAG